The Providencia sp. PROV188 genome includes a region encoding these proteins:
- the phnR gene encoding phosphonate utilization transcriptional regulator PhnR, which produces MDEQPQYLLIKAQLQARIQSGALKSGDKLPSERELCAIFNTTRVTIRESLAQLESSGAIYRSERRGWFVTPERLWLDPTQNTNFHKLCLEQGRQPKTKLLEGKVVTVPVEAMTPLQLQPFEQIYLLTRLRYADDRSVCYSENHCLPARVPELLSHDLNGSLTEVYEQQYDLIYTSMHLSFYPTAMPPQAASALGVAVGRPALLLQRLNYDQHGRILDYDVEYWRHDSLRIEVDTL; this is translated from the coding sequence ATGGATGAACAGCCACAGTACCTTCTTATCAAAGCTCAATTACAAGCAAGAATTCAGAGCGGCGCGCTGAAAAGTGGCGATAAACTGCCCTCTGAGCGCGAACTGTGTGCCATCTTCAATACCACTCGTGTCACTATTCGAGAAAGCTTGGCACAGTTAGAATCTAGCGGTGCAATTTACCGTTCTGAGCGCCGAGGCTGGTTTGTGACTCCCGAGCGTTTATGGCTCGACCCAACGCAAAATACCAACTTCCATAAACTGTGTTTAGAACAAGGTCGCCAGCCCAAAACTAAGCTGTTAGAAGGGAAAGTTGTCACCGTGCCTGTCGAAGCCATGACGCCACTGCAATTGCAGCCTTTCGAACAAATCTACCTACTCACTCGCCTGCGTTATGCAGACGATCGCTCCGTCTGCTACAGCGAAAATCACTGTCTTCCCGCTCGTGTACCGGAGCTATTAAGCCATGACCTGAATGGCAGCCTCACCGAAGTGTATGAGCAGCAATATGATTTGATTTACACCAGCATGCACTTATCGTTTTATCCCACTGCCATGCCACCGCAGGCGGCCAGCGCATTAGGGGTTGCAGTCGGGCGCCCAGCCCTGCTATTGCAACGTTTAAACTACGATCAACACGGGCGAATTCTGGATTATGATGTGGAATATTGGCGTCATGATAGCCTACGCATCGAGGTCGATACCCTCTAA
- the phnS gene encoding 2-aminoethylphosphonate ABC transporter substrate-binding protein encodes MKPTPLAVLLLAALGSTSIFAAPVVTVYSADGLHDGNNSWYQAQFDAFTQQTGIKVQYIEGGSGAIVERLAKERTNPQADVLVTVPPFIQRAAKTELLAKFTPDAAVSIPNSTEYYTPIVNNYLTFIYNDKLLKAPPATWNELLDARFKNKLQYSTPGQAGDGTAVMLQVFHSFGGKEAGFDYLGKLQANNVGPSASTGKLTALVNKGELYVANGDLQMNLSQMERNPNVKIFWPADEKGERSALVLPYVVGLVNNGPETENGKKLINFLLDKQAQSHVSELSWGMPVRSDLTPNDPQFHKATEILKGVKTWQPNWDDVEVSLSNDITRWHKVTESE; translated from the coding sequence ATGAAGCCTACCCCTCTTGCTGTGTTACTCCTTGCCGCCCTAGGCTCTACCTCGATTTTTGCCGCCCCTGTCGTCACGGTTTACTCCGCAGATGGTCTTCATGATGGCAATAACAGCTGGTATCAAGCGCAGTTTGATGCTTTTACCCAGCAAACAGGGATTAAAGTGCAGTACATCGAAGGCGGCTCCGGTGCTATCGTTGAGCGTTTAGCCAAAGAACGCACTAACCCACAAGCGGATGTGCTCGTCACTGTTCCCCCGTTTATCCAACGTGCCGCTAAAACCGAATTACTGGCAAAATTCACACCGGATGCCGCGGTAAGTATTCCTAACTCAACGGAGTACTACACCCCCATCGTGAATAACTACCTGACCTTTATCTATAACGACAAACTGCTCAAAGCTCCACCAGCAACGTGGAATGAACTCCTCGACGCCCGTTTTAAAAATAAACTGCAATATTCCACACCGGGACAAGCGGGAGATGGTACCGCCGTCATGCTGCAAGTGTTCCATAGCTTCGGTGGCAAAGAAGCCGGTTTTGATTACCTCGGTAAATTACAAGCCAACAACGTCGGTCCATCCGCCTCAACAGGGAAATTAACCGCGTTAGTGAACAAAGGCGAGCTGTACGTCGCCAACGGCGATTTGCAGATGAACCTTTCTCAAATGGAACGAAATCCGAACGTGAAAATCTTTTGGCCAGCCGATGAAAAAGGCGAACGCAGCGCGCTGGTTCTGCCTTACGTTGTGGGCTTAGTCAATAACGGTCCTGAAACTGAAAATGGCAAAAAGCTGATTAACTTTCTGTTAGACAAACAAGCCCAAAGCCACGTTAGTGAACTGTCATGGGGAATGCCGGTACGCTCAGATTTGACGCCAAACGATCCGCAATTCCATAAAGCCACTGAAATCCTCAAAGGCGTCAAAACATGGCAACCGAATTGGGACGATGTTGAAGTGTCTCTTTCGAACGATATTACCCGTTGGCACAAAGTGACTGAAAGCGAGTAA
- the phnT gene encoding 2-aminoethylphosphonate ABC transport system ATP-binding subunit PhnT, with the protein MLMKRKIETPSQRADHSGIVLESLRVSYHNNVVLKPLSLTIEPGEILVLIGPSGSGKTTVLRSIAGFAQPDSGRILMGDTDITHLPPYQRGLGMVVQNYALFPHMKVEDNVAFGLRAQKQPKALIKERVAEALNIVGMSDYASRYPHQLSGGQQQRVAIARAIAVRPRVLLLDEPLSALDAQIRHNMVEEIARLHRELPELTILYVTHDQTEALALGDKIGIMKDGYLVAHGEKNDLYHRPPNRFAAEFLGRANILSATALGFSSMPSQVSVSCGGTLIEAQTQGMQHNSRKLICIRPQHISLTPRADTSNQLHATLQSIRWQGDITHLLCDVAGEKVTVAVTHLSPLPQAGDKLTLWFSPSDTVLIEE; encoded by the coding sequence ATGTTGATGAAAAGAAAGATAGAAACACCAAGCCAGCGCGCTGACCATTCAGGTATTGTACTGGAATCTCTGCGGGTTTCTTACCATAACAATGTGGTACTCAAGCCGTTATCTCTGACCATCGAACCTGGCGAAATACTAGTGTTGATTGGCCCTTCAGGCTCCGGTAAAACCACCGTGTTACGGTCAATTGCAGGCTTTGCACAACCGGATAGTGGACGCATTTTAATGGGTGATACGGACATCACCCACCTTCCTCCATATCAACGGGGGCTGGGCATGGTAGTACAAAACTATGCCCTCTTCCCCCATATGAAAGTGGAAGATAATGTTGCTTTTGGCTTACGCGCCCAAAAACAGCCTAAAGCGCTGATCAAAGAGCGAGTGGCAGAGGCATTAAACATTGTCGGTATGAGCGACTATGCCTCCCGCTACCCGCATCAGTTATCCGGTGGACAGCAGCAGCGTGTTGCCATCGCCCGCGCTATAGCTGTTCGCCCACGAGTACTTTTACTCGATGAGCCGTTATCTGCCCTCGATGCGCAAATTCGCCATAATATGGTGGAAGAGATTGCAAGGCTGCACCGCGAATTACCTGAGCTGACCATTTTGTACGTCACCCATGACCAAACTGAAGCGCTCGCCTTAGGGGATAAAATTGGCATCATGAAAGATGGCTATTTGGTGGCACACGGAGAGAAAAATGACCTATACCATCGCCCACCTAACCGCTTTGCCGCCGAGTTTTTAGGTCGTGCCAATATTCTGTCGGCAACTGCCTTGGGCTTTTCCTCCATGCCTTCCCAAGTCAGTGTGAGCTGTGGCGGTACGCTTATTGAAGCGCAAACTCAAGGAATGCAGCACAATAGCCGCAAATTAATCTGTATTCGCCCGCAACATATTAGCCTCACCCCACGAGCAGATACCTCAAACCAGTTACACGCCACCTTACAATCTATCCGCTGGCAGGGGGATATTACCCATTTATTGTGTGATGTGGCTGGGGAAAAGGTGACGGTTGCTGTCACCCATTTATCCCCGTTACCGCAAGCCGGAGATAAACTCACGCTGTGGTTTTCTCCCTCCGATACTGTGTTGATTGAGGAATAA